The proteins below come from a single Malus domestica chromosome 03, GDT2T_hap1 genomic window:
- the LOC103428350 gene encoding probable WRKY transcription factor 31, with product MESSASDHSIHNCRFVLSSETTNDHDHGKRVVGELDFFADKGRLKEDRDHTAEVKEECDRHGVGQEKQLPDVNIGLNLLTTNTSSEKSSMDDGTSSSHTMENKHRTNQLAVLRAELGRMNVENQRLRGAIHQLNTHYQALQVHLVTLMQRQKNQKTDYQTAEQHKMNINGSVVLEEKQMMNGINNLAPIQFMDMGRAEKDELSQCSHEGCRSQDCSGSPPRNDIVESMECCKSTSHVHRDVSGRSRTAGGEDSPDQELQGWIPKKVPKLISPREVDQPSSEAMSMIKKARVSVRARSEASMISDGCQWRKYGQKMAKGNPCPRAYYRCTMRNGCPVRKQVQRCAEDRTILITTYEGHHNHPLPPAAMAMASTTSASASMLLSGSMRSADDLISSNSFLARTGLPNYPPSLATLSASAPFPTVTLDLTNTPTSSEMPLGQPNQLPPNFPHNNLMSVPQILGQALCNQSKFSVLDSLQGLDSTTHSLADKVSAATAAITADPNFTAALVAAITSIVVNGHSNNNTYNNVATRNNSDDNTE from the exons ATGGAATCTTCAGCTAGTGATCATTCTATTCACAACTGCAGATTCGTACTTTCTTCTGAGACGACGAATGATCACGATCATGGGAAACGAGTGGTCGGTGAATTGGACTTCTTTGCTGATAAGGGCCGTTTGAAAGAAGATAGAGATCACACGGCTGAAGTTAAAGAAGAATGCGATCGTCACGGGGTTGGTCAAGAAAAGCAACTACCCGACGTAAAT aTTGGATTGAATCTTCTTACAACAAACACCAGTAGCGAAAAATCATCCATGGATGATGGAACTTCGTCTTCCCATACTATGGAAAACAAGCATAGAACAAATCAG CTGGCAGTTCTTCGAGCTGAATTAGGCCGTATGAACGTAGAAAACCAACGGTTGAGAGGTGCGATTCATCAGTTAAACACTCATTACCAGGCGTTACAGGTGCACCTTGTGACACTGATGCAACGCCAGAAAAATCAAAAGACTGATTATCAAACTGCAGAACAACACaag ATGAACATAAATGGATCAGTGGTACTAGAAGAGAAGCAGATGATGAACGGGATTAATAATCTTGCTCCAATACAATTTATGGATATGGGAAGGGCTGAGAAAGATGAGCTTTCACAGTGTTCTCATGAAGGCTGCAGATCCCAAGATTGTTCCGGGTCGCCCCCTCGAAACGACATCGTCGAGTCAATGGAGTGCTGCAAGAGTACTAGTCATGTTCACAGGGATGTTAGTGGAAGAAGTCGTACTGCTGGGGGGGAAGATAGCCctgaccaagaacttcaagggTGGATTCCTAAGAAGGTTCCCAAGTTGATAAGCCCTAGGGAAGTGGATCAACCCTCATCTGAAGCCATGTCCATGATTAAAAAAGCTCGTGTTTCAGTTCGAGCACGATCTGAAGCTTCCATG ATATCTGATGGATGCCAATGGAGAAAGTATGGCCAGAAAATGGCTAAAGGAAACCCATGCCCTCGAGCTTATTATCGTTGCACCATGAGAAATGGTTGCCCGGTTCGCAAACAG GTACAGAGATGTGCGGAAGATCGAACAATACTTATAACAACATACGAAGGCCACCACAACCATCCACTCCCTCCTGCTGCAATGGCCATGGCATCTACTACATCAGCATCAGCATCAATGCTTCTATCAGGTTCAATGCGTAGTGCTGATGACCTAATAAGCTCAAACAGCTTCCTAGCAAGAACTGGATTGCCTAACTACCCACCAAGCTTGGCAACACTTTCGGCCTCAGCCCCATTTCCTACTGTCACCTTGGACCTCACTAACACTCCCACTTCCTCAGAGATGCCACTTGGCCAACCAAACCAGCTCCCTCCAAATTTTCCTCACAACAATCTTATGTCTGTGCCACAAATTCTAGGTCAAGCCCTTTGCAACCAATCCAAATTCTCGGTTCTCGATAGCCTTCAGGGGTTGGATAGTACTACACACTCACTGGCTGACAAAGTCAGTGCAGCAACGGCGGCCATCACAGCGGACCCTAATTTCACAGCGGCTCTGGTAGCAGCCATCACCTCTATTGTTGTCAATGGTCATTCAAACAATAACACCTACAACAATGTTGCTACAAGAAACAATAGTGACGACAATACAGAATAA